Proteins encoded within one genomic window of Nonomuraea gerenzanensis:
- a CDS encoding GNAT family N-acetyltransferase: protein MTAKLPAPVVLENDVVRLEPLTMDHVPDLFAAGGGDEELWRWLPIDAPRTEEELGKVARKLIDDDVHVPHAVVLKESGRAVGWTTYADVPGFEASVEIGWTWYGRAVWRTAVNTSCKLLLIDHAFALGYNRVLLKTDNLNLRSQNAIRRIGGVHEGTLRRHRKRSDGTWRDTVCFGILEEEWPQHRDRLAARLRHS, encoded by the coding sequence ATGACCGCGAAGCTGCCTGCGCCTGTGGTGCTCGAGAACGACGTCGTCCGTCTTGAGCCGCTCACCATGGATCACGTTCCGGACCTGTTCGCCGCCGGTGGCGGCGACGAGGAGCTGTGGCGCTGGCTGCCGATCGACGCCCCGCGCACCGAGGAGGAGCTGGGCAAGGTCGCCAGGAAGCTGATCGACGACGACGTGCACGTGCCGCACGCCGTGGTGCTCAAGGAGAGCGGCCGCGCCGTCGGCTGGACGACCTACGCCGACGTGCCCGGCTTCGAGGCCAGCGTCGAGATCGGCTGGACCTGGTACGGCAGGGCCGTCTGGCGCACGGCCGTGAACACGAGCTGCAAGCTGCTGCTGATCGACCACGCCTTCGCCCTCGGCTACAACCGCGTCCTGCTCAAGACCGACAACCTCAACCTCCGCTCGCAGAACGCCATCAGACGCATCGGCGGCGTGCACGAGGGCACCCTGCGCCGTCACCGTAAGCGCTCGGACGGCACCTGGCGCGACACCGTGTGTTTCGGCATCCTCGAAGAGGAATGGCCGCAGCACCGCGACCGGCTGGCGGCCCGGCTGCGCCATTCCTGA
- a CDS encoding AAA family ATPase: MFDSPADVTERLAAVDYLSDDAISTSVFLAAALGKPLLVEGPAGVGKTQLAKAVALTTGAELVRLQCYEGLDEARALYEWNYKKQLLRIQATSADDDIFSEEFLLERPLLKAIRSDRPTVLLIDETDKADVEVEGLLLELLSDFQVTIPELGTIAATRRPYVVLTSNATRELSEALKRRCLYLHIEYPTPERERDIVLAQVPGIRAELAEQLARTVATMRALELKKAPSVAETVDWANTLLALGRDELDEATVAGTLGVVLKHASDHERAVKELGLPDA; this comes from the coding sequence ATGTTCGACTCGCCCGCCGACGTGACGGAGCGGCTCGCCGCCGTGGACTACCTCTCCGACGACGCCATCTCCACCTCGGTGTTCCTGGCCGCGGCGCTGGGCAAGCCGCTGCTGGTCGAAGGACCGGCGGGAGTCGGGAAGACGCAGCTCGCCAAGGCGGTGGCGCTGACGACCGGCGCCGAGCTGGTCAGGCTGCAGTGTTACGAGGGGCTCGACGAGGCCAGGGCCCTGTACGAGTGGAACTACAAGAAGCAGCTGCTGCGGATCCAGGCCACCAGTGCCGACGACGACATCTTCAGCGAGGAGTTCCTGCTGGAGCGGCCGCTGCTCAAGGCCATCAGGTCCGACCGGCCGACCGTGCTGCTGATCGACGAGACCGACAAGGCCGACGTCGAGGTGGAGGGGCTGCTGCTGGAGCTGCTGTCCGACTTTCAGGTGACGATCCCCGAGCTGGGCACGATCGCGGCCACGCGCAGGCCGTACGTGGTGCTGACCTCCAACGCGACCCGCGAGCTGTCGGAGGCGCTCAAGCGGCGCTGCCTCTACCTGCACATCGAGTACCCCACCCCGGAGCGCGAGCGGGACATCGTGCTGGCGCAGGTGCCCGGCATCCGGGCCGAGCTGGCCGAGCAGCTCGCCAGGACGGTGGCGACGATGCGGGCGCTGGAGCTGAAGAAGGCGCCGTCCGTGGCCGAGACCGTCGACTGGGCCAACACGCTGCTGGCGCTGGGGCGCGACGAGCTGGACGAGGCGACCGTGGCCGGGACGCTCGGGGTGGTGCTCAAGCACGCCTCCGATCACGAGCGGGCGGTCAAGGAGCTGGGGCTGCCCGATGCCTGA
- a CDS encoding nuclease-related domain-containing protein, with protein MPGGSIYVQPNEKYTGSSPQWWYEKFWREDAPNRRKYRYVKAGVGFIIGVALGLRFDLSGASALTGLLLAGLVYGGDWLLDWYSFYRTAVWRGARRGEAITGRILRRSLRRHGYHVLDGRAIRGQASIDHLVIGPGGVWIVDNESWAPDIEIACYVGRLFFGEKYGSKTAKALVDKAEAFAELLARETGVPVTINPMIAVHCGILPRNGVVSAEGLTLLRPRTAARLMKAADTGVLNDSQIELLARTAARELQRI; from the coding sequence GTGCCCGGTGGCTCTATCTACGTGCAGCCCAACGAGAAGTACACAGGGTCTTCCCCGCAGTGGTGGTACGAGAAGTTCTGGCGCGAGGACGCGCCGAACCGGCGTAAGTACCGTTACGTCAAGGCCGGAGTGGGATTCATCATCGGCGTGGCGCTCGGCCTGAGGTTCGACCTCTCGGGCGCGTCCGCGCTGACCGGCCTGCTGCTCGCGGGGCTCGTCTACGGCGGAGACTGGTTGCTCGACTGGTACTCCTTCTACCGCACGGCCGTGTGGCGCGGCGCCCGGCGGGGCGAGGCCATCACCGGCCGGATCCTGCGCCGCTCGCTGCGGCGCCACGGCTACCACGTCCTGGACGGCCGGGCCATCCGCGGCCAGGCCTCCATCGACCATCTCGTGATCGGCCCGGGCGGCGTGTGGATCGTCGACAACGAGTCCTGGGCGCCCGACATCGAGATCGCCTGCTACGTGGGCCGGCTGTTCTTCGGCGAGAAGTACGGCAGCAAGACCGCCAAGGCCCTGGTCGACAAGGCCGAGGCGTTCGCCGAGCTGCTCGCCCGCGAGACCGGCGTCCCGGTCACGATCAACCCCATGATCGCGGTGCACTGCGGCATCCTGCCCAGGAACGGCGTGGTGTCCGCCGAGGGGCTCACCCTGCTCAGGCCGCGCACGGCGGCCCGCCTGATGAAGGCGGCCGACACCGGCGTGCTCAACGACTCGCAGATCGAGCTGCTGGCCCGCACCGCCGCCCGTGAGCTGCAGCGGATCTAG
- a CDS encoding TetR/AcrR family transcriptional regulator, giving the protein MKDEPVRQRLLAEATRLFAERGFESTSVQEIVVAAGVTKGAMYHYFDSKDDLLHEIYARVLRMQMDRLTQIADGPGTVKQRLHRAAADVVETTAANLDDSKIFFRSIHLLAPETQKTVRAERRRYHERFRGLVAEGQRTGVFSARVPAELVVDFFFGSVHHLGSWFHAAGPLTGAQVGKHFADLLLTSLEAPLSGGPGDVDE; this is encoded by the coding sequence GTGAAAGACGAACCGGTCAGGCAGCGCCTGCTTGCCGAGGCGACCCGGCTGTTCGCCGAGCGGGGCTTCGAGAGCACCTCCGTCCAGGAGATCGTAGTGGCGGCGGGTGTCACCAAGGGCGCCATGTACCACTACTTCGACTCCAAGGACGACCTCCTCCACGAGATCTACGCCCGGGTGCTGCGCATGCAGATGGACCGGCTGACGCAGATCGCCGACGGCCCGGGCACCGTGAAGCAGCGGCTGCACAGGGCCGCGGCCGACGTCGTGGAGACGACGGCCGCCAACCTCGACGACTCGAAGATCTTCTTCAGGTCGATCCACCTGCTCGCGCCCGAGACGCAGAAGACCGTGCGGGCCGAGCGCCGCCGCTACCACGAGCGTTTCCGCGGCCTCGTGGCGGAGGGGCAGCGCACCGGCGTCTTCAGCGCCCGCGTCCCGGCGGAGCTGGTCGTGGACTTCTTCTTCGGCTCGGTGCACCACCTGGGCTCCTGGTTCCACGCGGCGGGGCCGCTGACCGGCGCCCAGGTGGGCAAGCACTTCGCCGACCTGCTGCTGACCTCGCTGGAGGCCCCGCTGTCAGGCGGGCCCGGGGACGTCGACGAGTGA
- a CDS encoding acyl-CoA dehydrogenase family protein, with translation MTLLYSEVEEELRSSVRGLLADRCQPAAVLKRIESEPYDLDLWKTLAGEIGVAGLLIPEELGGAGASASEVAVVLEELGRAVAPVPFLTSAVLATQALLPTRDALLGELAEGRRTAALAVSFAASPYAPARGSSVRVDGGGRLSGTVTGVAGAEVADVLLVPVDGDLYAVEGASVEVAPSMDLTRPVATVTFANAQGRRVGACDLAAVLRFGAGLLASEQLGVAEWCLETTLAYVKERHQFARPIGSFQSIKHRLADLWLDVVRARAAARNAVADSSSVSVAVAQAWNAGVAVHAAEEAVQLHGGIGMTWEHPVHLYLKRAKATEIALGTPGDHREALASLVDVPGPA, from the coding sequence ATGACCCTGCTGTACTCCGAGGTCGAGGAGGAGCTCAGGTCCTCCGTACGGGGGCTGCTCGCCGACCGCTGCCAGCCCGCGGCGGTGCTCAAGCGCATCGAGTCCGAGCCCTACGACCTGGACCTGTGGAAGACGCTGGCCGGCGAGATCGGCGTGGCCGGGCTGCTGATCCCCGAGGAGCTGGGCGGCGCGGGCGCGTCGGCCAGCGAGGTGGCCGTGGTGCTTGAGGAGCTGGGCCGCGCGGTGGCGCCGGTGCCGTTCCTCACCAGCGCGGTGCTGGCCACGCAGGCGCTGCTGCCGACCCGTGACGCCCTGCTCGGCGAGCTGGCCGAGGGGCGGCGGACGGCGGCGCTGGCGGTGTCGTTCGCCGCCTCCCCGTACGCGCCCGCGCGCGGCTCGTCGGTGCGCGTGGACGGTGGCGGGCGGCTGTCCGGGACCGTCACCGGCGTGGCCGGGGCGGAGGTGGCGGACGTGCTGCTGGTGCCGGTGGACGGCGACCTGTACGCGGTCGAGGGCGCCTCCGTCGAGGTGGCGCCGTCGATGGACCTGACCAGGCCGGTGGCCACGGTGACGTTCGCGAACGCGCAGGGGCGGCGCGTGGGGGCGTGCGACCTGGCCGCGGTGCTCAGGTTCGGGGCGGGGCTGCTGGCCTCCGAGCAGCTCGGGGTGGCCGAGTGGTGCCTGGAGACGACGCTGGCCTACGTCAAGGAGCGGCACCAGTTCGCCCGGCCGATCGGCTCCTTCCAGTCGATCAAGCACCGGCTGGCCGATCTCTGGCTGGACGTGGTGCGGGCCAGGGCCGCCGCCAGGAACGCGGTCGCCGACTCGTCCTCGGTCTCCGTGGCCGTGGCCCAGGCGTGGAACGCGGGGGTGGCCGTGCACGCGGCCGAGGAGGCCGTGCAGTTGCACGGCGGGATCGGGATGACCTGGGAGCATCCGGTGCACCTGTATCTCAAGCGCGCCAAGGCGACGGAGATCGCGCTGGGCACGCCGGGCGATCACCGTGAGGCGCTGGCCTCACTCGTCGACGTCCCCGGGCCCGCCTGA
- a CDS encoding vWA domain-containing protein, producing the protein MPEQALPAPVAPGSGPASSAPVAAEPGPASLVDRHVGFVHALRAAGVPVSVAEGLDAANAMRVIELVDRESLRAAYAATLVKKPAYRPGFDVLFDLWFPASTTGLSAVRTHSDINPETADIKELRAHLAGLLTNSTDQELREFAQAMVERFGRQEASGPGRQNWFSYSVMRALSPETLMAGILRNVLQGRERGGLAEKTVRQQVTTGLRRFEEAVATDVRRRIAEEAGIERIARSAVRPPLDQVDFLRITKADLARLRREVHPLARRLAARLTIKHRKGRRGRLDFRRTVRASLQSGGVPLTTHFKPPRPHKPELVILCDTSDSVSSFAHFTLLLTYALREQFTKVRAFGFVDTVDEITRFFLPGSDVVEAMTRLANEADMVRFGRTNYGHSLERFAERYADALGPKTSLLILGDARSNYQPPALDVLKSLVSRTRSAYWLNPEPRQQWDTGDSVAGEYGTVVPMWECRNVAQLTAFIETLA; encoded by the coding sequence ATGCCTGAGCAGGCGCTCCCCGCGCCGGTCGCCCCCGGGTCCGGGCCAGCGTCGTCCGCGCCGGTCGCCGCAGAGCCGGGGCCGGCGTCCCTCGTCGATCGGCATGTCGGGTTCGTGCACGCGTTGCGGGCGGCCGGGGTGCCGGTGTCGGTGGCCGAGGGGCTGGACGCGGCCAACGCGATGCGGGTGATCGAGCTGGTCGACCGGGAGTCGCTGCGGGCCGCGTACGCGGCGACGCTGGTGAAGAAGCCGGCCTACCGGCCGGGCTTCGACGTGCTGTTCGACCTGTGGTTCCCGGCCTCGACCACCGGCCTGTCCGCCGTACGCACTCATAGCGACATAAATCCGGAAACGGCGGACATCAAGGAGCTGCGCGCCCACCTCGCCGGCCTGCTGACGAACTCGACCGACCAGGAGCTGCGCGAGTTCGCCCAGGCCATGGTGGAGCGGTTCGGCAGGCAGGAGGCGTCGGGTCCCGGGCGGCAGAACTGGTTCTCCTACAGCGTCATGCGCGCCCTGTCCCCCGAGACGCTGATGGCCGGCATCCTGCGCAACGTCCTGCAGGGCCGCGAGCGCGGCGGGCTGGCGGAGAAGACCGTGCGCCAGCAGGTCACCACGGGGCTCAGGCGCTTCGAGGAGGCCGTGGCCACCGACGTGCGCCGGCGCATCGCCGAGGAGGCGGGCATCGAGCGGATCGCCCGCTCGGCCGTGCGCCCGCCGCTCGACCAGGTCGACTTCCTGCGCATCACCAAGGCCGACCTGGCCAGGCTGCGCAGGGAGGTGCACCCGCTGGCCAGGCGGCTGGCCGCGCGCCTGACGATCAAGCATCGCAAGGGCAGGCGCGGCCGGCTCGACTTCCGCCGGACGGTGCGGGCCTCGCTGCAGAGCGGCGGCGTGCCGCTGACCACCCACTTCAAGCCGCCCCGCCCGCACAAGCCCGAGCTGGTCATCCTCTGTGACACCAGCGACTCGGTGTCCTCGTTCGCGCACTTCACGCTCCTGCTGACGTACGCGTTGCGCGAGCAGTTCACGAAGGTGCGGGCGTTCGGGTTCGTGGACACGGTGGACGAGATCACCCGGTTCTTCCTGCCCGGCTCCGACGTGGTCGAGGCCATGACCAGGCTGGCGAACGAGGCCGACATGGTGCGCTTCGGTCGGACGAACTACGGGCACAGCCTGGAACGCTTCGCCGAGCGGTACGCCGACGCGCTCGGCCCGAAGACGTCCCTGCTGATCCTGGGCGACGCCCGGTCCAACTACCAGCCGCCCGCCCTGGACGTGCTCAAGTCGCTGGTGTCGCGGACCCGCTCCGCCTACTGGCTCAACCCCGAGCCGAGGCAGCAGTGGGACACCGGTGACTCGGTCGCCGGCGAGTACGGCACGGTCGTCCCCATGTGGGAGTGCCGCAACGTCGCCCAGCTCACCGCGTTCATCGAGACGCTGGCCTGA
- a CDS encoding acyl-CoA dehydrogenase family protein codes for MNEAEIKERVAAFLGEHDPSGDRLEFLRARFDAGLAWVWFPVGLGGLGAPRELQQVVERELADTPQITGGKQGIGLGMAAPTILAFGTEEQKRRFLRPLWTGEEIWCQLFSEPGAGSDLATLATRAVRDGDEWVVDGQKVWTSGAHHSRWAILVTRTDPDVPKHRGLTYFVCDMQAPGVEVRPLRQITGEAEFNEVFLTGVRLSDDLRLGEVGDGWRVAQTTLMNERVAIGGAPTRRGGGVLATVLSAWREQPELRTHDLHQRLLSLWVEAEVTRLSGARLREQLAAGQPGPEGSGMKLSFARLNQALTGLDVELRRDLSYDDWTFRRSEDVDFYGRGPGYRYLRAKGNSIEGGTSEILRNIISERVLGLPSEPRVDKDVPWKDLPR; via the coding sequence GTGAACGAAGCTGAGATCAAGGAACGCGTGGCCGCGTTCCTCGGCGAGCACGACCCCAGCGGGGACCGGCTGGAGTTCCTGCGGGCCAGGTTCGACGCGGGCCTGGCGTGGGTGTGGTTCCCCGTGGGGCTCGGCGGGCTGGGGGCTCCCCGGGAGCTGCAGCAGGTCGTCGAGCGGGAGCTGGCCGACACGCCGCAGATCACCGGCGGTAAGCAGGGCATCGGCCTGGGCATGGCGGCGCCGACGATTCTGGCGTTCGGGACCGAGGAGCAGAAGCGCCGGTTCCTGCGTCCGCTGTGGACGGGCGAGGAGATCTGGTGCCAGCTCTTCAGCGAGCCCGGCGCCGGCTCCGACCTGGCGACGCTGGCGACGCGGGCCGTCAGGGACGGTGACGAGTGGGTCGTGGACGGCCAGAAGGTGTGGACGTCCGGCGCGCACCACTCGCGGTGGGCGATCCTCGTCACCCGTACCGACCCGGACGTGCCCAAGCACCGCGGCCTGACGTACTTCGTCTGCGACATGCAGGCGCCCGGCGTCGAGGTGCGGCCGTTGCGGCAGATCACCGGTGAGGCCGAGTTCAACGAGGTGTTCCTGACCGGCGTGCGGCTCTCCGACGACCTGCGGCTGGGTGAGGTCGGTGACGGGTGGCGGGTGGCGCAGACCACGCTGATGAACGAGCGGGTCGCCATCGGCGGAGCGCCCACGCGGCGCGGCGGCGGGGTGCTGGCCACCGTGCTGTCGGCCTGGCGGGAGCAGCCCGAGCTGCGTACCCACGACCTGCACCAGCGGCTGCTGTCGTTGTGGGTGGAGGCCGAGGTGACCCGTCTGTCGGGGGCGCGGCTGCGTGAGCAGCTCGCCGCCGGGCAGCCGGGGCCCGAGGGGTCGGGCATGAAGCTCTCGTTCGCCCGGCTCAACCAGGCGCTGACCGGGCTGGACGTGGAGCTGCGGCGCGACCTGAGCTACGACGACTGGACCTTCCGCCGTTCGGAGGACGTCGACTTCTACGGCCGCGGCCCCGGCTACCGCTACCTGCGGGCCAAGGGCAACTCGATCGAGGGCGGCACCTCCGAGATCCTGCGCAACATCATCTCCGAGCGGGTGCTCGGCCTGCCCTCCGAACCCCGTGTCGACAAGGACGTGCCCTGGAAGGACCTGCCGCGATGA
- a CDS encoding acyl-CoA dehydrogenase family protein: MDFAFDQVTEDLRERLLNFMDECVYPAEPAFEEQAATSGWSPPPLLADLKDEARKRGLWNLFLPGEHGAGLTNLQYAPLAEIMGRSPSIAPVATNCAAPDTGNMEVLSMFGNEWQRKEWLQPLLDGEIRSAFAMTEPDVASSDATNIATSITRDGDEYVINGRKWFISGAMNPNCKIFIVMGKTNPDAPKHRQQSMILVPRDTPGLHIKRGMHVFGYTDADHGGHAEILFEDVRVPAANLIGEDGGGFAIAQARLGPGRIHHCMRLIGMAERAVEMMCKRALARTTFGKPVAQQGVVQDWIAESRIKIEQARLLVLKTAWLMDTVGNQGAHTEIQAIKISTPITVEWILDKAVQVHGAGGVSQDFPLAGLWAGARSLRLADGPDEVHKRSLAYRELKRWM, encoded by the coding sequence ATGGACTTCGCCTTCGACCAAGTCACCGAGGACCTGCGCGAGCGCCTGCTCAACTTCATGGACGAATGCGTCTATCCGGCCGAGCCGGCCTTCGAGGAGCAGGCGGCCACCAGCGGCTGGAGCCCGCCACCCCTGCTCGCCGACCTCAAGGACGAGGCCAGGAAACGCGGCCTGTGGAACCTGTTCCTGCCGGGCGAGCACGGCGCCGGCCTGACGAACCTCCAGTACGCGCCCCTGGCCGAGATCATGGGCCGGAGTCCGTCCATCGCCCCCGTCGCCACCAACTGCGCGGCACCCGACACGGGCAACATGGAAGTGCTGTCCATGTTCGGCAACGAGTGGCAGCGCAAGGAGTGGCTCCAGCCGCTGCTCGACGGTGAGATCCGCTCGGCGTTCGCGATGACCGAGCCCGACGTGGCCTCCTCCGACGCCACCAACATCGCCACCTCCATCACCCGCGACGGCGACGAGTACGTCATCAACGGCCGCAAGTGGTTCATCTCCGGCGCGATGAACCCCAACTGCAAGATCTTCATCGTCATGGGGAAGACGAACCCGGACGCGCCCAAGCACCGCCAGCAGAGCATGATCCTCGTCCCCCGCGACACCCCCGGCCTGCACATCAAGCGCGGCATGCATGTCTTCGGCTACACCGACGCCGACCACGGGGGCCATGCCGAGATCCTCTTCGAGGACGTCCGCGTCCCGGCGGCCAACCTCATCGGCGAGGACGGCGGCGGCTTCGCCATCGCCCAGGCCAGGCTCGGCCCCGGCCGCATCCACCACTGCATGCGCCTGATCGGCATGGCCGAGCGCGCGGTCGAGATGATGTGCAAGCGGGCCCTGGCCAGGACGACGTTCGGCAAGCCCGTCGCGCAGCAGGGCGTCGTCCAGGACTGGATCGCCGAATCCCGGATCAAGATCGAGCAGGCCCGCCTGCTCGTCCTGAAGACGGCCTGGCTCATGGACACCGTGGGCAACCAGGGCGCCCACACGGAGATCCAGGCCATCAAGATCTCCACTCCCATCACCGTGGAGTGGATCCTCGACAAGGCCGTGCAGGTGCACGGCGCGGGCGGCGTCTCCCAGGACTTCCCCCTGGCCGGCCTCTGGGCCGGAGCCCGCTCCCTGCGCCTGGCCGACGGCCCGGACGAGGTGCACAAGCGATCGCTGGCCTATCGCGAGCTGAAGAGGTGGATGTGA
- a CDS encoding nSTAND1 domain-containing NTPase — translation MTDRLGGYWLGARLDGGGRVVVREAYDEAGGRHALGVPCLPDAEARARLAASAEAAGRVHSLSVAKVTAVCLDGEAPYLVSEYIEGPTLRQVVERHGPYSGDDLYRLAAATATALAAVHEAGATHGALTPDKVVLGGEGPRLVGLGLAGDGGGPAADVLAWGRLLVYAAYGPDARPDAPPDDGRSNGTRAGSGQSKGTRAEAARAEGGRLDGGERFDRPLRGLVAAALRRDPDRRPSARQLLMSLLDAPQSQQGRLLPPGPIDDPPLGARAEAVHAALSPAEQDLVPEVFLRLVGVDSEGADTVVSVSRDELVAGRGADEVAAIEGVLAAYGTAGLVTEPPAIAHAALLRAWPRLREWLDGERAGLAVHRELAEAARRWEAGGRREALLFRGEPLDRALAWAAGGRRRVTLSAGEQTFLDAGLASVRRRARRRRTATAGLLSVAMVAVLLALWQRGVADGRLDETMARVAASRAESVRVSDPVTARKLGLAAWLLAPIPESRRALTVSDPAVEVFTDPYAGPRALHAITGDGATLAALDETTLRLYDLASGRLLAATAGPAQSVRALAWSPDGRTLALVGVDRSYLYDLRTGILGRPFGRGLGAPGEQSAWFSPGGGLLFAAARQSGERWAWDLRAGRAAYVGEYAVIGPGDRVALVFDGKRSQIRRAGRTFPAPWLDRMPWEYTTFAPDGVRVAIAEETGIQIYGLDGVPTHNSRYRPSPGHLRFSWDGRLLVSTDSDRVRVWRLDHGTRIADRQVPASADRPAQAAISADGRWLRVLAGRGTVLTIDLAAPSAPARPEVWVCERYGPLSPEEWGRHLPEVPYRRTC, via the coding sequence ATGACCGATCGGCTGGGGGGCTACTGGCTCGGCGCCCGGCTCGACGGCGGCGGGCGGGTCGTCGTGCGCGAGGCGTACGACGAGGCGGGTGGCCGGCACGCGCTGGGGGTGCCGTGCCTGCCTGACGCGGAGGCACGGGCCCGGCTGGCCGCCTCGGCGGAGGCGGCCGGGCGCGTCCACTCGCTGTCGGTGGCCAAGGTGACCGCTGTCTGTCTGGACGGGGAGGCGCCCTACCTGGTCAGCGAGTACATCGAGGGGCCTACGCTGCGTCAGGTGGTGGAGCGGCACGGGCCGTACAGCGGTGACGACCTCTACCGGCTGGCCGCCGCCACGGCCACCGCGCTGGCGGCGGTGCACGAGGCGGGCGCGACGCACGGGGCGCTGACGCCGGACAAGGTCGTGCTGGGGGGCGAGGGGCCTCGGCTGGTCGGTCTGGGGCTGGCGGGGGACGGTGGCGGGCCGGCCGCGGATGTTCTGGCGTGGGGGCGGCTGCTGGTGTACGCCGCCTACGGGCCGGACGCCCGACCGGACGCCCCACCGGACGACGGCCGGTCGAACGGGACGCGAGCGGGCAGCGGGCAGTCGAAGGGGACGCGGGCGGAAGCGGCGCGGGCGGAAGGCGGGCGATTAGACGGCGGTGAGCGCTTCGACCGGCCGTTGCGCGGGCTCGTGGCCGCCGCGCTGCGCCGCGACCCCGACCGCCGCCCGAGCGCCCGCCAGCTCCTGATGTCCCTCCTCGACGCCCCCCAGTCACAGCAGGGCCGCCTGCTACCCCCCGGCCCCATCGACGACCCACCGCTCGGAGCCCGCGCCGAGGCCGTCCACGCCGCGCTCAGCCCGGCGGAGCAGGACCTGGTGCCGGAGGTGTTCCTGCGGCTGGTGGGTGTCGACTCCGAGGGCGCCGACACGGTGGTGAGCGTGAGCCGGGACGAGCTGGTCGCCGGGCGCGGGGCCGACGAGGTGGCGGCGATCGAGGGGGTGCTGGCGGCGTACGGGACGGCGGGGCTGGTCACGGAGCCGCCGGCGATCGCGCACGCCGCGCTGTTACGGGCCTGGCCGCGGCTGCGGGAGTGGCTGGACGGGGAGCGGGCCGGGCTGGCGGTGCACAGGGAGCTGGCGGAGGCGGCGCGGCGGTGGGAGGCGGGCGGGCGCCGCGAGGCGCTGCTCTTCCGGGGGGAGCCGCTGGACAGGGCGCTGGCGTGGGCCGCCGGCGGGCGGCGGCGGGTGACGTTGAGCGCGGGCGAGCAGACCTTCCTGGACGCCGGCCTGGCCTCGGTGCGGCGACGTGCCCGCAGGAGGCGTACGGCCACGGCGGGGCTGTTGTCGGTGGCCATGGTGGCCGTGCTGCTGGCGCTGTGGCAGCGCGGCGTGGCCGACGGGCGGCTGGACGAGACGATGGCCAGGGTGGCGGCGTCGCGGGCGGAGTCGGTGCGGGTGAGCGACCCCGTGACCGCGCGCAAGCTGGGCCTGGCCGCCTGGCTGCTGGCGCCGATCCCGGAGAGCAGGCGGGCGCTGACGGTCAGCGATCCGGCGGTGGAGGTGTTCACGGACCCGTACGCGGGGCCGCGCGCCCTGCACGCCATCACCGGCGACGGCGCCACGCTCGCCGCCCTGGACGAGACCACGCTACGGCTGTACGACCTGGCCTCGGGCCGGCTGCTGGCCGCCACGGCGGGCCCGGCGCAGAGCGTCAGGGCGCTGGCCTGGTCGCCGGACGGCCGGACGCTGGCGCTGGTCGGGGTGGACCGCTCGTACCTGTACGACCTGCGTACCGGGATCCTGGGCCGTCCCTTCGGCCGCGGGCTGGGGGCGCCGGGCGAGCAGTCGGCCTGGTTCAGCCCGGGCGGCGGGCTGCTGTTCGCGGCGGCCAGGCAGTCGGGCGAGCGCTGGGCGTGGGACCTGCGGGCCGGGCGGGCGGCCTACGTCGGCGAGTACGCGGTGATCGGCCCCGGTGACCGGGTGGCCCTGGTGTTCGACGGCAAGCGCTCGCAGATCAGGCGGGCCGGCCGGACGTTCCCCGCGCCGTGGCTGGACCGGATGCCGTGGGAGTACACGACGTTCGCCCCCGACGGCGTGCGGGTGGCGATCGCCGAGGAGACCGGCATCCAGATCTACGGCCTGGACGGCGTGCCCACCCACAACAGCCGGTACCGCCCCTCCCCCGGCCACCTGCGCTTCAGCTGGGACGGGCGGCTGCTGGTCAGCACCGACAGCGACCGCGTGCGGGTCTGGCGGCTCGACCACGGCACGCGGATCGCCGACCGGCAGGTGCCCGCCTCCGCCGACCGGCCCGCTCAGGCGGCGATCTCCGCGGACGGGCGGTGGCTGCGCGTGCTGGCGGGGCGTGGCACGGTCCTGACCATCGACCTGGCGGCGCCGTCGGCGCCCGCGCGGCCGGAGGTGTGGGTGTGCGAGCGTTACGGCCCGCTCTCGCCCGAGGAGTGGGGGCGGCACCTGCCCGAGGTGCCCTACCGGCGCACCTGCTGA